A genomic region of Haliotis asinina isolate JCU_RB_2024 chromosome 1, JCU_Hal_asi_v2, whole genome shotgun sequence contains the following coding sequences:
- the LOC137276462 gene encoding acyl-coenzyme A thioesterase 1-like produces MGLFWSMKPVLGISKDPLLRKRDVTTPLIFRLSVIEGHIPVDDMQLATPVVLATDELERWYKHSTVRRTVLRDGLLRGTLFLPEGEGPFPGIIDMFGSTGGLTEFRAALLASRGFASYALPFFGYDDLPPSLADFDFDYVLGAVDWFACHQSVQHGGIGVVGTSKGGELALLLGMATNKVKALVNITGPPFYSFTDLKKSGQVYWKGVKAPEGNLTQTDEGIYLRDIDASYGDIIPAWKNNARILYLCGDDDGVLMDTYANTFMEACPEEEQKNIELIIYPGAGHLIEPPYMPLCRTIYHNMLGMTLVMGGQTEGHAVAQEDAWKRLLEFFHKHL; encoded by the exons ATGGGACTCTTCTGGAGTATGAAGCCTGTTCTAGGGATTTCAAAGGACCCGCTTCTTAGAAAGCGAGATGTGACAACACCTCTCATCTTCAGATTGTCAGTTATTGAAGGGCACATTCCCGTAGACGATATGCAGCTGGCCACACCAGTAGTTCTAGCAACAGACGAGCTAGAACGATGGTACAAACACAGTACTGTGAGAAGGACCGTTCTACGAGATGGCCTCCTAAGGGGAACTCTCTTCTTGCCTGAAG GCGAAGGTCCGTTTCCTGGGATAATAGACATGTTTGGTTCCACTGGAGGGCTGACGGAGTTCCGTGCAGCTTTGTTGGCGTCAAGAGGTTTCGCTTCCTATGCTCTTCCTTTCTTTGGCTATGACGATCTCCCACCGTCTCTGGctgactttgactttgactaCGTACTG gGTGCTGTAGACTGGTTTGCCTGCCATCAAAGTGTGCAGCACGGAGGGATCGGTGTAGTTGGTACCTCTAAGGGAGGTGAACTGGCCTTATTGCTTGGCATGGCCACTAATAAG GTGAAGGCTTTGGTGAATATAACTGGGCCTCCGTTCTATTCATTTACTGATCTGAAGAAAAGTGGACAGGTGTATTGGAAAGGAGTGAA GGCACCTGAGGGTAATCTGACGCAAACTGATGAAGGTATCTACCTAAGAGACATCGATGCCAGTTATGGAGACATCATTCCA GCATGGAAGAACAATGCCAGGATCCTGTATCTGTGTGGCGATGATGATGGCGTGTTGATGGATACCTATGCCAACACCTTCATGGAAGCATGTCCTGAAGAGGAGCAGAAGAACATTGAACTTATCATCTATCCAGGAGCAGGACACCTTATCGAACCACCATATATGCCGCTGTGTAGAACAATTTACCATAACATGTTAG GAATGACGTTGGTGATGGGAGGACAAACAGAAGGTCATGCTGTAGCGCAGGAAGACGCGTGGAAGAGGCTACTGGAATTCTTCCACAAACATCTGTAG